GGGGTTCACGATAGGAGGAAGCGGGCTCAAGCTTGACCGTGAAGACGAAGGTGCTGCCCTTGCCAACTTCGCTCGCGACGGTTATCTCGCCACTCATTTCCTTGACCAGGCGCGCGACAATCGCCAGGCCCAACCCGGTTCCCCCATATTCGCGGGTATTCGACGAGTCTGCCTGGGTGAAGGGCTCAAAGATCAGGGCGAGTTTGTCGGGCGGTATTCCGGTTCCGGTGTCGGCAACTGAAAAACGGAACAGCTGTGGTTGGGAATCCGAGGCTGCTTCCACGGCGATGGTGATGCGTCCCCGCGCGGTGAACTTGACTGCATTACCAACCAGGTTCATGAGCACCTGTCGCAGCCGCAGGGAATCGCCAATCACTCGTTCCGGCAACCCGGGTGCAAATTGAGTGACCAGTTCGAGTGACTTTTCGCGCGTCGCGAAGGTGAAGGCTTCGAGCACTTCTTCGATCGTTCTGCGCAGCGCGAATTCCCTAGGTACAATCTCGAGCCGTCCGGATTCGAGTCGCGCAAGATCGAGAATCGAGTTAATCAGCTCGAGCAGCATCGCTCCGCTGTGCCGGATTATTTCGAGGTAGCGCCGCTCGTCGGCCTTGAGATCGGCATCGCCCAGCAGTTCCGCCATACCCAGAACCGAGTTGAGCGGCGTGCGAATCTCGTGCGACATGGTCGAGAGGAATTCCGATTTTGTCCGCGATGCGGCCAGCGCTTCTTCGCTTCTCTGCACCAGCTCGGTCTGCGTCTGTTCCAGCTCGGCGATGGTGTTTTCGTGCTCCCTAACCTCGGCCGCCAGCGCCTTGCGGGCCTCGAGCACGGTTTGGATGTGTCGTTCGAGCTCGCTTCGGTGTTGATACAGAGTCGTGCACGCCACCTGGCTGATTACCGCGCCCGCAAGGATGGTTAGCCAGTACAACGGCAAGACCGGATCGCCGCGCGGCCATACCACCGTGAACACGGCGAGGCCGGCGATGGTAGCGGCGTTTAACCAAACCTGGCGGTGCGGAGACCAGGGCAGGAACGCCGAAGAGCCGACCTCGAGCAGAAGGAGACCTTGTATGCCGCCCGCCAGAGTGCCCAGTACGGTGCTGACCAGAGTGATCCCGAAAATCACCGCGA
This genomic stretch from Candidatus Binataceae bacterium harbors:
- a CDS encoding ATP-binding protein is translated as MRNLSELHTPIAFSAASIDGERDLTFPTWVSPAVRGPLMTRIGLVLIAAVASLGLMLSWLAHQLSTWGLLFFLGELLIALLTLSVSFSEWFVRNWEAFALGNAFAVIFGITLVSTVLGTLAGGIQGLLLLEVGSSAFLPWSPHRQVWLNAATIAGLAVFTVVWPRGDPVLPLYWLTILAGAVISQVACTTLYQHRSELERHIQTVLEARKALAAEVREHENTIAELEQTQTELVQRSEEALAASRTKSEFLSTMSHEIRTPLNSVLGMAELLGDADLKADERRYLEIIRHSGAMLLELINSILDLARLESGRLEIVPREFALRRTIEEVLEAFTFATREKSLELVTQFAPGLPERVIGDSLRLRQVLMNLVGNAVKFTARGRITIAVEAASDSQPQLFRFSVADTGTGIPPDKLALIFEPFTQADSSNTREYGGTGLGLAIVARLVKEMSGEITVASEVGKGSTFVFTVKLEPASSYREPRSSSDSNAYPRLNRQLRLLVADDVAVNRVLIRALLRHLPYEIDEVESGSQAIEKVIASKYDAVLMDMQMPAQDGYEATSAIRKWERDHGINRVPIIALTASALDTDVERARKAGCDAHVSKPFRREDLLRALDYHLASGTDPADSKS